The Candidatus Melainabacteria bacterium genomic sequence AAACAAGCATGTGGATTGGAACGCTGCTATATGAGAAAAGCTCAGGCACAAATTAATCACATATTTTGTGCATTTGTTGCTTTTATTAGACTTGAATTAAGGAGGTTTAAAGATGGCATTACTTGGTATCAACAAAAATGGAATATCGTTAGAGACTTAGTAAGAAATCATCTTGCTATGTCAACTGCGTAAGATCTCCCCTTTTAAAAGCAGCATTGATTAAATTTTTTTTATGTTGATGAGTTTCGAAACTTCTTAAAAAATTCTTTTAAAATCTTACTTGCTTCATTTTCTAAAATCCCGCCAATTATTTCAATTTGTTTTTGCTTTCCTAATTCATAAAATAAATTAATAACTGATCCACAAGCTCCACTATTTAAATCATAAGCACTAAAAACTATTTTTGATATTCTTGAGTTTAAAATTGCACCTGCACACATACTACATGGCTCAAGA encodes the following:
- a CDS encoding nucleoside deaminase, giving the protein MLKALRELRSPTSEVPICALIVRDNNLISKAINQTEALSDASAHAEIIAIREASEILKNWRLTNCTLYTTLEPCSMCAGAILNSRISKIVFSAYDLNSGACGSVINLFYELGKQKQIEIIGGILENEASKILKEFFKKFRNSST